The following are encoded together in the Salvia hispanica cultivar TCC Black 2014 chromosome 6, UniMelb_Shisp_WGS_1.0, whole genome shotgun sequence genome:
- the LOC125195860 gene encoding polyadenylate-binding protein-interacting protein 9-like isoform X2: MHLQMIIFGGFPDDLIVSEYQHEKPFSYPDPPNTSLRRNNYNSSRKRMSGRAARAQREDSIRRTVYVSDIDHNITEERLAALFCSYGQVLDCRVCGDPHSRLRFAFVEFADDYSARAALILSGTLLGFSPIKVLPSKTAILPVNPTFLPRSEDEREMCARTVYCTNIDKKVTQLDVKNFFETRCGEVSRLRLLGDHMHSTRIAFVEFFMAESAILALDCCGEMLGSQRIRVSPSKTPVRPRMPQAGVQ, translated from the exons atgcacTTGCAAATGATTATATTTGGCGGTTTCCCTGATGATCTTATTGTTTCAGAGTATCAGCATGAAAAGCCTTTTAGCTATCCTGACCCTCCGAATACTTCTCTG AGAAGAAATAACTACAACTCAAGCAGGAAGAGAATGAGTGGCAGAGCTGCTAGAGCTCAAAGGGAAGACAGCATTAGGCGAACTGTCTATGTCTCTGACATTGATCATAAT ATTACTGAGGAGCGGCTTGCTGCTCTATTCTGCAGCTATGGACAA GTTCTCGATTGCCGGGTATGTGGGGATCCACACTCCCGTCTTCGCTTTGCTTTTGTAGAATTTGCAGATGATT ATTCTGCTAGAGCTGCTCTTATCCTTTCCGGAACACTCTTAGGTTTCTCTCCTATCAAGGTCTTGCCTTCTAAAACTGCTATTCTCCCCGTCAATCCGACATTCCTTCCAAGG TCGGAGGATGAGCGTGAAATGTGTGCGAGGACAGTTTACTGTACAAATATTGATAAGAAG GTTACACAACTTGATGTCAAGAATTTCTTTGAAACAAGATGTGGGGAG GTTTCCCGTCTGAGGCTCTTGGGGGATCACATGCACTCTACACGAATTGCTTTTGTTGAATTCTTCATG gCTGAGAGTGCAATCCTGGCTCTTGACTGCTGTGGTGAGATGCTGGGATCCCAGCGTATCAG GGTGAGCCCTTCAAAGACACCGGTGAGGCCGCGGATGCCCCAAGCTGGAGTGCAGTAA